A DNA window from Plasmodium vinckei vinckei genome assembly, chromosome: PVVCY_02 contains the following coding sequences:
- a CDS encoding 1-cys peroxiredoxin, putative, with protein MKKIILLIFPILLNVYLCFKNLAHNKPLKFVSKRWNFNSRFSHKLGESKSIDLANDIKENDLIPNVKVMVDAGNIGYANSFGEEEKNSPDDKSPFKSIDTHELFKSKRILLISLPGAFTPLCTSKMIPEYEKEYDNFIRENKFDDIYCITNNDIYVLKSWFKDMGIKKIKYISDGNSSFTESMNMLVDKSNYFMGMRPWRYVAIVENNILIKIFQENEKQHNIQTDPYDISSANHVKEFLKHNKI; from the exons atgaaaaaaataatacttttaattttccccattttattaaatgtttatttatgttttaaaaatttagcACATAATAAGccattaaaatttgtatcCAAAAGATGGAACTTCAATAGCCGATTTTCGCACAAATTAGGGGAATCAAAAAGTATAGACTTGGCAAATgatattaaagaaaatgacTTAATTCCAAATGTAAAAGTTATg gTTGATGCTGGGAACATTGGATATGCTAACAGTTTTGGAGAAGAGGAAAAGAATAGCCCTGATGATAAATCCCCTTTCAAATCGATTGATACCCATGAACTATTTAAAAGTAAAAGAATTTTACTGATAAGTTTGCCAGGCGCTTTTACGCCTCTATGCACATCAAAAATGATTCCAGAGTATGAGAAAgaatatgataattttattagagaaaacaaatttgatgatatatattgtataactaataatgatatatatgtattaaaaagttGGTTTAAAGATATGGGTATAAagaagataaaatatataagtgATGGTAATAGTTCATTTACTGAAAGCATGAATATGCTTGTAGATAAATCGAATTATTTTATGGGAATGAGACCATGGAGATATGTTGCCATagttgaaaataatatattaattaaaatttttcaaGAAAATGAGAAGCAGCATAATATCCAAACAGATCCATATGATATATCATCTGCTAATCATGTTAAAGAATTTTTAAagcataataaaatttga
- a CDS encoding 60S ribosomal export protein NMD3, putative: protein MAQIKKEEDFLKNGNSVETNNTDECNKEVKEVEKVEEMKETSIKKKTVKMVSFLLDGNVKEEDLSGNNFLSKVFQKNNTNGFESSPEKKIEFKDNINSFKYATISNNSNEKEKVPLTYDKPKADIMYDYKDCKKDSPYEIYDKREYEENDQKIKISKCLNVKEIKSILSVNGQINSLKNGGIYKDSDSSTNEGTDADGQWGDQSKSADEETSNNERINFEHSYNESLKNYKSSSFVDMLNTLQQNKQSHTNHVETSIQLHQIKNEEQNIINPSTNYQDKDFSNKIEQTSRRIVQCILCGDNIMSNNSKMCNNCLLQSIENNSMNINKDTYLIYYCRECKRYLHNKWVLCELESKELLALCLKKVPKLKKLKILDSKFLYTEPHSKRIKIHLTVQEELINNFVSEMEFILHYVIKYTQCDDCKKKYTPYTYNTCVSVRQKVDHKKTLLFLESLLLKSQMNENIINIVSNPDGLDFHFLSRTDGLKFCDFILSKTMAKCKNSKHLINHDANNNTYNYIYTFSIDICPICKHDLIFFPKNFAIKYGIKSTFYLCVHVSIYIILVDPFGTTNNVYISQERYNKYPFLSLLNKSDAKSFLVLNVEHISSEENSKKTNTKKENNIKKHKKKRRNRDNNDSSDMEEFTNDGFNENINKLKRKTKGIEDSEPNYSELHKVIEYASSDDQAYNMSICQSSLAGTKSCKSSTRKVKLEKLSYAFVELYDESNGSTILTKACNARHLLPGDYVNAYDLRKHSFDHDINLYLEENDNYNIIIIDKVRTKEIKKIEDELQVQNNNIETLKNVNDDEDIFNRIVHNNCLGLENLKLTSS from the coding sequence ATGGcccaaataaaaaaagaagaagatTTTCTCAAAAATGGTAATAGTGTCGAAACGAATAATACGGACGAATGTAATAAAGAAGTAAAAGAAGTAGAAAAGGTAGAAGAAATGAAAGAAAcatcaataaaaaaaaaaactgtTAAAATGGTGAGTTTTCTTCTCGACGGAAATGTAAAGGAAGAGGATCTTTCCGGCAATAATTTCCTATCGAAAGTattccaaaaaaataatactaatGGTTTTGAAAGCAGtcctgaaaaaaaaatcgaatTCAAAGATAATATCAACTCATTTAAATATGCCACTATATCTAATAACagtaatgaaaaagaaaaggtTCCTTTAACATATGATAAACCAAAAGCTGATATAATGTATGATTATAAAGATTGCAAAAAGGATTCTCCTTAcgaaatatatgataaaagagaatatgaagaaaatgatcaaaaaataaaaatttcaaaatGTCTTAATGtgaaggaaataaaaagtatacTATCGGTAAACGGACAAATAaatagtttaaaaaatggggGTATTTATAAAGATAGCGATAGTAGTACTAATGAAGGAACTGATGCTGATGGACAATGGGGTGACCAAAGTAAATCCGCAGATGAGGAAACAAGCAATAATGAACGAATTAATTTTGAACATTCATATAATGAAAGTCTAAAAAACTACAAGTCATCATCATTTGTAGATATGCTGAACACACTCCAGCAAAACAAACAAAGTCACACAAATCATGTTGAGACTTCTATCCAATTGCATCAAATCAAAAACgaagaacaaaatataattaatccATCAACGAATTATCAAGATAAAGATTTTTCAAACAAAATCGAACAAACGAGTCGTCGAATAGTCCAGTGTATCCTTTGTGGAGATAATATAATGTCAAATAATTCGAAAATGTGTAATAATTGTTTATTGCAAAGTATTGAAAACAATAGtatgaatataaacaaaGATACTTATCTAATTTACTATTGCAGAGAATGTAAAAGGTATTTGCATAATAAGTGGGTATTGTGCGAATTAGAGAGTAAAGAATTATTAGCCTTATGCTTGAAAAAAGTaccaaaattaaaaaaattaaaaattttagattcgaaatttttatatacagaACCTCATAgtaaaagaattaaaatacACTTAACTGTTCAAGAAGaactaataaataattttgttagtGAAATGGAATTTATATTACATTatgttattaaatatacacaATGTGATgattgcaaaaaaaaatatacaccctatacatataatacatGCGTATCAGTCAGGCAAAAAGTAgatcataaaaaaacattattgtttttagAAAGCTTACTATTAAAATCTCAAatgaatgaaaatataattaatattgtttCAAATCCTGATGGTTTAGATTTCCATTTCTTATCAAGAACAGATGGCTTAAAATTTTgtgattttattttaagtAAAACTATGgcaaaatgtaaaaattcaaaacatttaataaatcatgatgcaaataataatacttataattatatatatacattttctaTTGATATATGCCCTATTTGTAAACATgatcttatattttttcccaaAAATTTTGCTATCAAATATGGAATTAAAAGTACATTCTATCTATGTGTGCACGTatctatttatatcatattaGTTGATCCATTTGGAACAAcaaataatgtatatatctCACAAGaaagatataataaataccCATTCTTATCACTACTCAATAAGAGTGATGCAAAATCCTTTTTAGTATTAAACGTCGAACATATTAGCTCTGAAGAAAAttctaaaaaaacaaatactaaaaaagaaaacaatATCAAAAAGCACAAAAAGAAACGCCGCAATCGAGACAATAATGATAGTAGCGATATGGAAGAATTCACCAATGATggttttaatgaaaatataaacaaactTAAACGAAAAACAAAAGGCATTGAAGATTCGGAACCAAATTATAGCGAATTGCATAAAGTAATTGAATATGCATCTTCGGATGATCAGGCATACAATATGAGCATTTGCCAAAGTAGTTTAGCTGGTACAAAAAGCTGTAAATCATCTACAAGAAAAgtaaaattagaaaaacTTTCATATGCATTTGTTGAGTTATATGACGAGTCTAATGGATCTactatattaacaaaagcATGTAATGCAAGACATTTACTTCCAGGAGATTATGTCAATGCTTACGATTTAAGAAAACACTCATTTGATcatgatataaatttatatctcgaagaaaatgataattataatattattattatagatAAAGTTAGaacaaaagaaataaaaaagatagaAGATGAATTACAAGTccaaaacaataatattgaaacattgaaaaatgttaatGATGATGAGGATATATTCAATAGAATTGTTCATAACAACTGTTTGGGtttagaaaatttaaaacttACTTCATCCTGA